The proteins below come from a single Mycobacterium parmense genomic window:
- a CDS encoding multicopper oxidase family protein, whose product MPVQPASAFPSGGGLGRREFLAAGIAGGLALAGCGRPDSGNSASSRMAAAIAAAEATRPHSGRTVSVKLTAQPVEIDLGGPVVRTLAYGDTIPGPLIRAGVGDELVVDVSNRLDHPTSVHWHGIALRNDMDGAQPATPDIEAGRNFTYRFSVPNAGTYWGHPHTGLDEDTGLYLPVIVDSPIEDDYDAEWIVVLDDWTDGVGKNPQELYAELVSPSDSSLPRSATSGPPAKPGARTGPPTAPATPITEMAGTTGGVGTSDLLHGDAGDIPYPYYLINGRIPAAPTTFGARPGQRIKVRLINTGSDTAFRVALAGHSMTVTHTDGHPVLPREVDALLIGMAERYDVMVTAADGVFPLVALAEGKNALARALLVTGAGGLPDPQLQPDELNQRVGTADMFTATTPENLGRPDPDLRLPVVLGGDMSQYNWTINGEPYPTTKPLQVRQGQRPTIIFDNTTMMYHPIHLHGHTFQLINADGAPGARKDTVMVLPNSRLSAVLVADNPGLWQLHCHNTYHQVAGMQTRLEYLF is encoded by the coding sequence ATGCCTGTTCAGCCCGCGAGCGCTTTCCCCTCCGGCGGAGGGCTCGGCCGGCGCGAGTTCTTGGCCGCCGGCATCGCGGGCGGACTGGCGCTGGCCGGGTGCGGCCGACCCGATTCCGGAAACTCAGCCAGCTCCCGGATGGCCGCGGCGATCGCGGCGGCCGAGGCGACCCGTCCGCACAGTGGGCGCACGGTGTCGGTGAAACTGACCGCTCAACCGGTCGAGATCGACTTGGGCGGGCCGGTGGTGCGCACCCTGGCCTACGGCGACACCATCCCCGGGCCGCTCATCCGGGCCGGTGTCGGCGACGAACTCGTCGTCGACGTCTCCAACCGCCTCGACCACCCCACGTCGGTCCACTGGCACGGCATCGCGCTGCGCAACGACATGGACGGCGCCCAGCCCGCCACCCCGGACATCGAAGCCGGCCGGAACTTCACCTACCGGTTCTCCGTCCCGAACGCGGGCACCTACTGGGGCCACCCGCACACCGGCCTGGACGAAGACACCGGCCTCTACCTCCCCGTGATCGTCGACAGTCCGATCGAGGACGACTACGACGCCGAATGGATTGTCGTTCTCGACGATTGGACAGACGGCGTCGGCAAGAACCCCCAAGAGTTGTACGCCGAACTGGTCAGCCCGAGCGATTCCTCGCTACCCCGAAGCGCCACGTCGGGACCCCCGGCCAAACCCGGAGCCCGGACGGGACCCCCGACGGCCCCGGCAACACCGATCACCGAGATGGCCGGGACAACCGGTGGCGTCGGCACGAGCGATCTGCTGCACGGCGACGCCGGGGACATCCCCTATCCCTACTATCTGATCAACGGCCGAATTCCCGCAGCCCCCACAACCTTTGGCGCCAGGCCGGGCCAACGGATCAAGGTCCGGCTCATCAACACCGGTTCGGACACCGCCTTTCGCGTCGCGCTGGCCGGCCATTCGATGACGGTCACCCACACCGACGGACACCCCGTGTTGCCCAGGGAGGTCGACGCGTTGCTCATCGGGATGGCCGAGCGCTACGACGTCATGGTGACCGCCGCCGACGGCGTCTTCCCGCTGGTCGCCCTGGCGGAAGGGAAGAACGCGCTGGCGCGTGCGCTGCTGGTGACCGGGGCCGGCGGCCTCCCCGACCCGCAGCTCCAACCGGACGAACTGAACCAACGGGTGGGCACCGCCGACATGTTCACCGCGACAACGCCCGAGAACCTGGGGCGGCCGGACCCCGACCTGCGCCTACCGGTGGTCCTGGGTGGTGACATGTCGCAATACAACTGGACGATCAACGGCGAACCGTACCCCACCACCAAGCCGCTGCAGGTGCGACAAGGCCAGCGGCCCACCATCATCTTCGACAACACCACGATGATGTATCACCCGATTCACCTGCACGGTCACACCTTTCAGCTGATCAACGCCGACGGCGCTCCCGGTGCCCGCAAGGACACGGTGATGGTGCTTCCCAACAGCCGGCTCAGCGCCGTGCTCGTCGCCGACAACCCCGGCCTGTGGCAGCTGCACTGTCACAACACCTACCACCAGGTCGCCGGGATGCAGACTCGGCTGGAATATCTCTTCTGA
- a CDS encoding ferredoxin gives MKVTVDQDVCASSGNCVMNAPEVFDQRDDDGVVVLLAPNPTAEQTDDARRAAAACPALAIHIEE, from the coding sequence ATGAAAGTGACTGTCGATCAGGACGTTTGCGCTTCGTCCGGGAACTGCGTGATGAACGCCCCCGAGGTGTTCGACCAGCGCGACGACGACGGCGTCGTCGTGTTGCTCGCCCCCAATCCGACGGCCGAGCAGACCGACGACGCGCGCCGGGCGGCCGCGGCGTGTCCCGCGCTGGCCATCCACATCGAGGAATGA
- a CDS encoding LLM class flavin-dependent oxidoreductase, which produces MKISLFYEFALPRPWAPDDERVMLQDCLDEVEAADKAGFSTVWLTEHHFLEEYCHSTAPEIFLAAASQRTKNIRLGFGIMHLLPAVNHPARVAERVATIDLLSNGRVEFGTGEGSSVGELGGFDVDPADKRAQWEESLEVAIRCMIEEPFTGFKGEQIQMPPRNVIPKPVQKPHPPVWVACTRPASVQMAAQKCIGALSFAYTGPGPLTERVNGYYKEFEESGVPVTPQINPNILAIGGDLSMMVAKTEEQALQRLGQGGGFFSFGIMHYYLTGMHTPGRTGVWKRYLEEVEKDPTLAYGPGRGAIGTPAMVREFLRGYEESGVDEIILLLNPRSHEGTMESIELMGKEVLPEFIERDAKAVAEKAKRLEPVVEKVESRRTASAAPQFDETYAFGGLPTGRDKFTASEIPEAMAEINEGRVQAAQRAKEQRQ; this is translated from the coding sequence ATGAAGATATCGCTGTTCTACGAATTCGCACTGCCACGACCCTGGGCTCCCGACGACGAGCGGGTCATGCTGCAGGACTGTCTCGACGAGGTCGAGGCCGCCGACAAGGCGGGCTTCTCCACCGTGTGGCTCACCGAGCACCACTTCCTCGAGGAGTACTGCCATTCCACCGCTCCGGAGATCTTCCTGGCCGCCGCCAGTCAGCGGACCAAGAACATCCGGCTGGGATTCGGCATCATGCATCTGCTGCCCGCGGTGAACCATCCCGCCCGGGTCGCCGAACGCGTCGCGACAATCGACCTGCTCTCCAACGGGCGGGTCGAGTTCGGCACCGGTGAAGGCTCCTCGGTCGGCGAACTCGGCGGGTTCGACGTCGACCCCGCCGACAAGCGCGCGCAGTGGGAGGAGTCCCTAGAGGTCGCCATTCGGTGCATGATCGAGGAGCCGTTCACCGGCTTCAAAGGTGAGCAGATCCAGATGCCGCCCCGTAACGTGATACCCAAGCCCGTACAGAAGCCGCATCCCCCGGTCTGGGTCGCCTGCACCCGCCCGGCGAGCGTACAGATGGCGGCCCAAAAATGCATCGGCGCACTGAGCTTCGCCTACACCGGGCCCGGACCGCTCACCGAGCGGGTCAACGGCTACTACAAGGAGTTCGAGGAGAGCGGTGTGCCCGTCACCCCGCAGATCAACCCGAACATCCTGGCCATCGGAGGTGACCTGTCGATGATGGTCGCCAAAACCGAGGAACAGGCGCTGCAACGGCTCGGGCAGGGCGGTGGATTCTTCTCGTTCGGGATCATGCACTACTACCTGACCGGGATGCACACCCCGGGGCGGACCGGGGTGTGGAAGCGGTACCTCGAAGAGGTCGAGAAAGACCCCACGCTGGCCTACGGTCCCGGGCGGGGCGCGATCGGAACCCCCGCCATGGTGCGGGAATTCCTGCGCGGCTACGAGGAGAGCGGCGTCGACGAGATCATCCTGCTGCTCAACCCGCGCAGCCACGAGGGCACCATGGAGTCCATCGAGCTGATGGGCAAAGAGGTGCTGCCGGAGTTCATCGAGCGCGACGCGAAGGCGGTGGCCGAGAAGGCAAAGCGGTTGGAGCCCGTCGTCGAGAAGGTCGAGTCGCGCCGGACGGCCTCGGCCGCACCGCAATTCGACGAGACTTACGCGTTCGGCGGGCTGCCCACCGGCCGCGACAAGTTCACCGCCAGCGAGATCCCCGAAGCCATGGCGGAGATCAACGAGGGCCGCGTCCAGGCGGCGCAGCGCGCCAAGGAGCAACGCCAGTGA
- a CDS encoding alpha/beta fold hydrolase, producing MEFHRKTMPVDGLTTSYLEAGEGDAVVLLHGGEFGASAELGWERTIAALAERYRVLAPDQLGFGQSAKVIDFVDGRGMRIRHIARFCEALGIGSAHFVGNSMGAINLFTDATADVPRWPVRSLVAICGGGEIQQNQHFEALQTYDATLPAMRRIVEALFHDPGYPADDDYVRRRYESSVAPGAWEAVAAARFRRPGATPSSTPSAARPYERIRVPALVVEGGDDKLLPPGWARQVAKQITGARSEVVAGAGHCPQIEQSGAVNELLLDFFATV from the coding sequence ATGGAATTTCATCGCAAGACCATGCCGGTCGACGGGCTGACCACCAGCTATCTGGAAGCGGGTGAGGGCGATGCGGTGGTCCTGCTGCACGGCGGCGAGTTCGGCGCCAGTGCCGAACTCGGCTGGGAACGCACCATCGCCGCGCTGGCCGAGCGATACCGCGTGCTTGCCCCCGACCAACTCGGATTCGGGCAGTCGGCCAAGGTCATCGACTTCGTCGACGGCCGCGGGATGCGGATTCGCCACATCGCCCGCTTCTGCGAGGCACTCGGTATCGGCTCCGCCCATTTCGTCGGCAACTCGATGGGCGCGATCAACCTGTTCACCGACGCCACCGCCGACGTACCACGGTGGCCCGTCCGCAGCCTGGTGGCCATCTGCGGCGGCGGCGAGATCCAGCAGAACCAGCATTTCGAGGCGCTGCAGACCTACGACGCCACGTTGCCGGCGATGCGGCGCATCGTCGAGGCGCTGTTTCACGACCCCGGCTATCCCGCCGACGACGACTACGTGCGGCGCCGCTACGAGTCGAGCGTCGCGCCCGGCGCGTGGGAAGCGGTGGCGGCGGCCCGCTTTCGTCGGCCGGGCGCCACGCCGTCATCCACCCCGTCCGCCGCGCGGCCTTACGAGCGCATTCGGGTGCCCGCGCTGGTCGTCGAGGGCGGCGACGACAAGCTCCTTCCGCCGGGCTGGGCCCGTCAGGTCGCGAAGCAGATCACGGGCGCCCGCTCGGAGGTGGTGGCAGGGGCCGGTCACTGTCCGCAGATCGAACAGTCCGGTGCGGTCAACGAATTGCTGCTCGATTTCTTCGCGACCGTTTGA
- a CDS encoding TetR/AcrR family transcriptional regulator: MTTAGRAVRTERASSTQEAILVAAERLYAEHGMFAVSNRQVSEAAGQGNNAAVGYHFGTKADLVRAIEYKHRGPVERLRDEMVADLRRSEGSADLRDWVGCLVRPLTEHLAELGNPTWYARFAAQAMTDPAYYHIVVKGALSSPSLVQVVEGINRCLPDLPAEVHFDRNIMARNLLMHTCADRERALAAGAAPPHRSWRAAASGLIDAIVGLWLAPVTPYE, from the coding sequence GTGACCACTGCCGGCCGCGCCGTCCGCACCGAACGGGCCAGCTCCACCCAGGAGGCGATCCTGGTGGCGGCCGAGCGGCTCTATGCCGAGCACGGCATGTTCGCGGTATCGAACCGTCAGGTCAGCGAGGCCGCGGGGCAGGGCAACAACGCCGCCGTCGGGTACCACTTCGGCACCAAGGCAGACCTGGTGCGCGCCATCGAATACAAACACCGCGGGCCCGTCGAACGCCTGCGCGACGAGATGGTGGCCGACCTCAGGCGATCGGAGGGGTCCGCCGATCTGCGGGATTGGGTGGGCTGCCTGGTTCGGCCGCTCACCGAGCACCTGGCCGAGTTGGGCAACCCGACCTGGTACGCGCGCTTCGCCGCGCAGGCGATGACGGATCCCGCCTACTACCACATCGTCGTCAAGGGCGCACTGAGCTCGCCGTCGCTGGTCCAGGTCGTCGAGGGCATCAACCGCTGCCTGCCGGACCTGCCGGCCGAAGTGCACTTCGACCGCAACATCATGGCGCGCAACCTGCTGATGCACACCTGCGCGGACCGCGAACGCGCGCTCGCCGCGGGCGCCGCCCCACCCCACCGGTCATGGCGCGCGGCCGCATCCGGCCTCATCGACGCGATCGTGGGCCTGTGGCTGGCACCCGTGACACCGTACGAGTGA
- a CDS encoding cytochrome P450, giving the protein MSRTLTSATAESTADIPDYPMAREPRCPFAPPPDVMALAASKPLSRVRIWDGSTPWLITGFEQVRELFSDSRVSVDDRQSGFPHWNAGMLSTVHKRPRSVFTADGEEHTRFRRMLSKPFTFKRVEGLRPTIQQITDDHIDAMLAGPQPADVVTALALPVPSLVISQLLGVPYADAEMFQHHANVGLARYATGEDTAKGAMSLNKYLCQLVEAKMENPAPDSAPDAVSDLAERVRAGELSVKEAAQLGTGLLIAGHETTSNMIGLGVLALLVNPDQLAVIRDAEDPKVLASAVEELLRYLSIIQNGQRRVALEDIHIAGETIRAGEGIIIDLAPANWDPDAFPEPDRLYLHRSGADRNVAFGYGRHQCVGQQLARAELQIVYRTLFRRIPTLELAIPIDDVPFKHDRLAYGVYELPVKW; this is encoded by the coding sequence ATGTCGCGCACACTGACTTCCGCCACCGCCGAGTCGACCGCGGACATCCCCGACTACCCGATGGCCCGCGAGCCTCGTTGCCCGTTCGCCCCGCCGCCCGACGTCATGGCGCTGGCCGCCTCGAAACCGCTCAGCAGGGTCCGTATCTGGGATGGCAGCACGCCCTGGCTCATCACGGGTTTCGAGCAGGTGCGCGAGCTCTTCTCGGACTCCCGGGTCAGCGTCGACGACCGGCAGTCTGGCTTCCCGCACTGGAACGCGGGCATGTTGTCGACCGTGCACAAGCGTCCGCGGTCGGTTTTCACCGCCGACGGCGAGGAGCACACCCGGTTCCGCCGCATGCTGTCGAAGCCGTTCACCTTCAAGCGGGTGGAAGGCCTTCGCCCGACCATCCAGCAGATCACCGACGACCACATCGACGCGATGCTGGCCGGGCCGCAGCCGGCCGACGTCGTCACCGCGCTGGCCCTGCCGGTTCCCTCGTTGGTGATCAGCCAGCTGCTCGGGGTGCCCTATGCGGACGCCGAGATGTTCCAGCACCACGCCAATGTCGGCCTCGCACGGTACGCGACGGGTGAAGACACCGCCAAAGGCGCGATGAGCCTGAACAAATACCTGTGCCAGCTGGTCGAGGCCAAGATGGAAAACCCGGCCCCGGACTCCGCTCCGGACGCGGTTTCCGACCTCGCCGAGCGGGTCAGGGCCGGCGAGCTCAGCGTCAAAGAGGCCGCGCAGCTGGGCACCGGGCTGCTGATCGCCGGGCACGAAACCACCTCCAACATGATCGGATTGGGAGTGCTGGCCCTGCTGGTGAACCCGGACCAGCTGGCCGTCATCCGCGACGCGGAAGACCCCAAGGTCCTCGCGAGCGCGGTCGAGGAATTGCTGCGTTACCTCAGCATCATCCAAAACGGCCAGCGCCGAGTCGCTCTCGAGGACATCCACATCGCCGGAGAGACGATCCGCGCGGGCGAGGGCATCATCATCGACCTGGCCCCGGCCAATTGGGACCCCGACGCCTTCCCCGAGCCGGACCGGCTGTACCTGCACCGCTCGGGGGCCGACCGCAACGTCGCGTTCGGCTACGGGCGGCACCAGTGCGTCGGTCAGCAGCTCGCCCGCGCGGAGCTGCAGATCGTCTACCGGACGCTGTTTCGCCGCATTCCGACACTCGAGCTGGCCATCCCGATCGATGACGTGCCGTTCAAACACGACCGGCTCGCCTACGGGGTCTACGAACTGCCGGTGAAGTGGTAG
- a CDS encoding SDR family oxidoreductase gives MKILVVGGSGLIGSQVVANLADLGHEAVPASPRSGVDTVTGDGLAEAVTGVHTVVDVSNSPSFDDEPVLHFFTASTRNLLAAERAAGVKHHVALSIVGADRAQESGYMRAKVAQEKLIEESGAPYSIVRATQFFEFIGAIADSATEGDTVRLPHGAFQPIAAGDVATAVTRAAIGEPRNGIVNIAGPEKAGMDDFIRTYLAASGDPRQVVTDAAARYFGATIDERSIVPLDGEDATLYATRFGDWLARRAPGGA, from the coding sequence ATGAAGATTCTGGTCGTCGGCGGCAGCGGACTGATCGGCTCACAAGTCGTCGCGAACCTCGCCGACCTGGGCCACGAGGCCGTCCCGGCATCGCCGCGCTCGGGTGTCGACACCGTCACCGGCGACGGCCTCGCCGAGGCAGTGACGGGCGTGCACACGGTGGTCGATGTGTCCAACTCGCCGTCCTTCGACGATGAACCCGTGCTGCACTTCTTCACGGCCTCGACCAGGAATCTTCTTGCCGCCGAGCGTGCGGCCGGCGTAAAGCATCATGTCGCGCTCTCGATCGTGGGCGCCGACCGCGCCCAGGAGAGCGGCTACATGCGGGCCAAGGTGGCCCAGGAGAAGCTGATCGAGGAGTCGGGAGCGCCGTACTCCATCGTGCGGGCGACCCAGTTCTTCGAGTTCATCGGCGCCATAGCCGACTCGGCAACCGAAGGCGACACGGTCCGGCTGCCGCACGGGGCATTCCAGCCCATCGCCGCCGGCGACGTCGCGACGGCCGTGACCCGTGCGGCAATCGGCGAGCCGCGCAACGGGATCGTCAACATCGCCGGCCCCGAAAAGGCGGGTATGGACGATTTCATCCGGACCTACCTTGCGGCCTCCGGTGATCCGCGCCAGGTGGTGACCGACGCTGCGGCCCGCTACTTCGGGGCGACGATCGACGAGCGCAGCATCGTCCCGCTCGACGGCGAGGACGCGACGCTCTACGCCACCCGATTCGGCGATTGGCTGGCCCGCCGGGCGCCCGGCGGCGCGTAG
- a CDS encoding amidohydrolase family protein, with amino-acid sequence MVFSADNHISLADDIFYQRFPDELKEKAPRIWYEDGAYQVGRKGQSFLPGDFSAVLMQYDDLPGAASTNIDARIQELRDDGVDKELAFPNAILALFHYPDKQLRELAFRIYNEYIAELQERSNGHFYGAGLINWWDPEGTRRTLAELKSLGLKTFLLPLNPGKDDDGNVIDYGSTAMKPVWDEIEAAGLPVTHHIGETPPKTPCQFNSVVVGMMINIDGFREQFAKYLFSGILDDHPGLRIGWFEGGIAWVPWALQDAEHLVASYQHMFNRPLQHDVRHYWDRHMSASFMVDPLGLQLIDQIGVDKVMWSSDYPHNESTYGYSEKSLAAVVGAVGPENAAKIVSGNVTEFLGL; translated from the coding sequence GTGGTCTTCTCCGCGGACAACCACATCTCGCTCGCGGACGACATTTTCTACCAACGCTTTCCGGACGAGCTCAAGGAGAAGGCGCCGCGGATCTGGTACGAGGACGGCGCCTACCAGGTCGGGCGCAAGGGACAGTCGTTCCTGCCGGGCGACTTCAGCGCGGTGCTGATGCAGTACGACGACCTGCCCGGGGCCGCGAGCACCAACATCGACGCACGCATCCAGGAGCTGCGCGACGACGGCGTCGACAAAGAGCTCGCCTTCCCCAACGCGATCTTGGCGCTTTTCCACTACCCGGACAAGCAACTTCGCGAGCTCGCCTTCCGCATCTACAACGAGTACATCGCCGAACTGCAGGAGCGTTCCAACGGCCATTTCTACGGCGCGGGCCTGATCAACTGGTGGGACCCCGAGGGCACCAGGCGGACGCTGGCCGAGCTGAAGTCGCTGGGCCTCAAAACATTCCTGTTGCCGCTCAACCCCGGCAAGGACGACGACGGCAACGTCATCGACTACGGTAGCACCGCGATGAAACCGGTCTGGGACGAGATCGAAGCGGCCGGGTTACCGGTGACCCACCACATCGGCGAGACCCCGCCGAAGACGCCGTGCCAGTTCAACAGCGTGGTGGTCGGCATGATGATCAACATCGACGGCTTTCGGGAGCAGTTCGCCAAGTACCTGTTCTCCGGGATCCTCGACGACCACCCCGGGTTGCGGATCGGGTGGTTCGAGGGCGGAATCGCTTGGGTGCCATGGGCGCTGCAGGACGCCGAGCACCTGGTTGCCTCCTACCAGCACATGTTCAACCGCCCGCTGCAGCACGATGTCCGCCATTACTGGGACCGACACATGAGTGCCTCGTTCATGGTCGACCCCCTCGGCCTGCAGCTGATCGACCAGATCGGCGTGGACAAGGTCATGTGGTCCAGCGACTACCCCCACAACGAGAGCACCTACGGCTACTCGGAGAAGTCTCTGGCCGCGGTGGTCGGAGCCGTCGGGCCGGAGAACGCCGCGAAGATCGTCAGCGGAAACGTGACCGAGTTCCTGGGACTGTAA
- a CDS encoding cyclase family protein translates to MAGVADFRRVAREVSNWGRWGSDDEIGTLNFITAEKVAQAAGLVRHGKVFPLGVDFGSSGPQGAFGFRHNPIHVMTVDGGDAATLAQYGPGWDRNPTAAQMGPYFVDNLFRFNDDMVIMPLQAATQWDALSHVYYDDLLYNGFAAGSVTSLGAFHCGIEKVDGKGITSRGVLLDVVRHRGAEVFLEHGTPITPQELDDVARAQGVTVGRGDIVLIRTGWWARYLMTGKKTEPYSGLDWQCAPWLHDHEVAAVASDNLQVEDPVSGVDGVFLPLHLLCLRDMGLIFGEYWDLTALAQDCANDGVYEFQLVAPPLRFVGAVGSPVNPIAIK, encoded by the coding sequence GTGGCCGGCGTAGCCGACTTCCGGCGGGTCGCACGCGAGGTCTCCAACTGGGGGCGCTGGGGCAGCGACGACGAGATCGGCACCCTCAACTTCATCACCGCGGAGAAGGTCGCGCAGGCGGCCGGCCTCGTCCGGCACGGCAAGGTCTTTCCGCTCGGCGTGGACTTCGGCTCGTCGGGTCCGCAGGGCGCCTTCGGATTTCGGCACAACCCGATACACGTGATGACGGTGGACGGCGGTGACGCCGCCACGCTGGCCCAGTACGGGCCCGGCTGGGACCGTAACCCGACGGCGGCGCAGATGGGCCCGTACTTCGTCGACAATTTGTTCCGCTTCAACGACGACATGGTCATCATGCCGTTGCAGGCCGCCACCCAATGGGACGCGCTGTCGCACGTGTACTACGACGATCTCCTCTATAACGGCTTCGCGGCCGGTTCGGTGACCAGCCTGGGTGCCTTTCACTGCGGCATCGAGAAGGTCGACGGCAAGGGCATCACCTCACGGGGGGTGCTGCTCGACGTCGTCCGCCATCGCGGCGCCGAGGTCTTCCTGGAGCACGGGACGCCGATCACGCCGCAGGAATTGGACGACGTCGCCCGCGCGCAGGGTGTCACGGTCGGGCGCGGTGACATCGTGCTGATCCGCACCGGCTGGTGGGCCCGATATCTGATGACCGGCAAGAAGACCGAGCCCTACTCCGGGCTGGACTGGCAATGCGCGCCCTGGCTGCACGACCACGAGGTCGCCGCGGTGGCCTCCGACAACCTCCAGGTCGAGGACCCGGTGTCCGGCGTCGACGGGGTGTTTTTGCCGTTGCACCTGCTGTGCCTGCGCGACATGGGGTTGATCTTCGGTGAGTACTGGGACCTGACCGCCCTCGCGCAGGATTGCGCCAACGACGGCGTCTACGAGTTCCAGCTCGTCGCGCCGCCGCTGAGATTCGTCGGGGCAGTGGGGTCACCGGTGAATCCGATCGCGATCAAGTAG
- a CDS encoding coniferyl-alcohol dehydrogenase, with protein MGVIDELWRYDGRRAVVTGCASGIGEHVVRQLAELGADVVGLDKRRPSLPLSEFHEVDLSDEGSIDTAVASVGGLVDALFNVAGVSSGIGDPPLVVTINFLGLRHLTEALIPKMGDGSAIVSVSSLAAASYRDHLGSVAPLLNTETMRQGIDWCRSHPDELTGGGYRLSKEAIILYTMRSATALGARGIRINCTGPGVTETPILDQLRTAYGQGFLDDIPKPLGRVADPAEQAAVLLFLNSRAASYISGQVVWVDGGNIGAAVARELEEGHAPWPA; from the coding sequence TTGGGAGTGATCGACGAACTGTGGCGCTACGACGGCCGCCGTGCGGTGGTGACGGGTTGTGCCTCGGGCATCGGCGAGCACGTGGTGCGCCAGCTCGCCGAACTCGGGGCTGACGTCGTCGGGCTCGACAAGCGCCGGCCATCCCTGCCGCTCAGCGAGTTTCACGAGGTCGACCTGTCCGATGAAGGGTCCATCGACACCGCGGTGGCGTCCGTCGGCGGCCTCGTTGATGCACTCTTCAACGTCGCCGGTGTGTCCTCGGGCATCGGCGACCCGCCGCTGGTGGTCACGATCAACTTCCTGGGCCTGCGCCATCTCACCGAGGCGCTGATTCCGAAGATGGGCGACGGGTCGGCCATCGTGAGCGTGTCGTCGCTGGCGGCGGCCTCTTACCGAGACCACCTCGGGTCGGTGGCCCCGCTGCTCAACACCGAGACCATGCGGCAGGGAATCGATTGGTGCCGCAGCCATCCCGACGAGCTGACCGGGGGCGGGTACCGATTGTCCAAGGAAGCGATCATCCTGTACACCATGCGAAGCGCAACGGCACTCGGCGCGCGGGGCATCCGCATCAACTGCACGGGCCCCGGCGTCACCGAGACCCCGATCCTCGATCAGCTGCGGACCGCCTATGGCCAAGGCTTTCTCGACGACATCCCCAAGCCGCTGGGAAGGGTCGCCGACCCCGCAGAGCAGGCCGCGGTGCTGCTCTTCCTGAACAGCCGTGCGGCCAGCTACATTTCGGGTCAGGTGGTGTGGGTCGACGGCGGCAACATCGGCGCCGCGGTGGCCCGCGAGCTCGAGGAAGGTCACGCCCCGTGGCCGGCGTAG
- a CDS encoding SDR family NAD(P)-dependent oxidoreductase produces the protein MVNELDGKVAIVTGGASGIGRGLVERFVAEGARVVIADVESGRGEALATSLGARALFRQTDVSDPEQVGALVAAAVHEFGGLHVMVNNAGISSPLRKLLDDDLADFHRVMGVNVLGVMAGTRDAARHMAEHGGGSIINITSIGGIQAGGGVMIYRASKAAVIQFTKAAAIELAYHEIRVNAIAPGNIPTPILGKSAAGMDPEQLEQFEARIRETMREDRPLKREGTPEDVAEAALYFAGERSRYVTGTVLPVDGGTVAGKAIRRRSRSHTPE, from the coding sequence GTGGTCAACGAATTGGACGGCAAGGTCGCCATCGTCACCGGTGGCGCCTCCGGCATCGGCCGCGGCCTGGTCGAGCGGTTCGTGGCCGAGGGCGCACGAGTCGTCATCGCCGACGTCGAATCCGGCCGGGGTGAGGCGCTGGCGACCTCGCTCGGCGCCCGTGCGCTGTTTCGGCAGACCGACGTGTCGGACCCCGAACAGGTCGGGGCGCTGGTGGCCGCGGCGGTGCACGAATTCGGCGGCCTGCACGTCATGGTGAACAACGCGGGGATTTCGAGCCCGCTGCGCAAACTGCTCGACGACGACCTGGCCGATTTCCATCGCGTGATGGGCGTCAATGTGCTGGGCGTGATGGCGGGTACCCGGGACGCCGCGCGGCACATGGCCGAACATGGCGGTGGCTCGATCATCAACATCACCTCGATCGGCGGCATCCAGGCCGGCGGCGGCGTGATGATCTATCGCGCGTCCAAAGCGGCCGTCATCCAGTTCACTAAGGCCGCGGCAATCGAGTTGGCGTACCACGAGATCCGGGTCAACGCGATTGCCCCGGGCAACATCCCCACCCCGATCCTGGGCAAGTCGGCGGCCGGTATGGACCCCGAACAGCTCGAGCAGTTCGAGGCGAGGATCCGCGAAACGATGCGGGAGGACCGGCCGCTGAAGCGCGAAGGCACGCCCGAGGACGTCGCCGAGGCGGCCCTGTATTTCGCGGGCGAGCGGTCGCGTTACGTCACCGGAACGGTGTTGCCGGTCGACGGAGGGACGGTGGCGGGCAAGGCGATCCGCCGGCGGAGCCGGTCGCACACGCCCGAGTGA